The Manihot esculenta cultivar AM560-2 chromosome 11, M.esculenta_v8, whole genome shotgun sequence genome includes a region encoding these proteins:
- the LOC122724988 gene encoding proline-rich receptor-like protein kinase PERK10 gives MVRIKMKATGGPFMWKKLGLPRPIPSDSDDEARDTPPPATTSTETPPATGTETGRTDSPAVQTYDRQRKRPRTPTPPPPSTSPITPTANPKGETPPEATTSSGHGQKRPRTQSPPPPPRSEPEPETTIATHPAGHEEGDATTDVPSNLPTDAPTSTPSNFTSNVPSAMPSDVPTNAPTDLPSDTDSDLPRSFDDRKSTSRYAFFLGTKKISWSLRKQKTVALSSTETELIATTSVKKNLVLHNRMQHIELQHHFIRELVDKREISMHFCKTDVQVADIFTKATSMEKFIFFRDLLRVKDFTSSKSSVQYQYGKTNM, from the exons ATGGTAAGAATTAAGAtgaaggccaccggcggaccgttcatgtggaagaaactagGGCTGCCGAGACCCATCCCCTCCGACAGTGATGACGAAGCGCGGGACACCCCTCCACCAGCCACCACCAGCACTGAAACACCACCGGCCACTGGAACAGAGACAGGACGCACCGACTCACCGGCTGTCCAGACATATGACCGGCAAAGGAAACGGCCAAGAACGCCGACACCACCTCCACCGTCCACATCCCCAATAACCCCGACGGCGAACCCTAAGGGCGAAACGCCACCAGAGGCCACCACTTCCTCCGGCCACGgccagaaacggccaagaactcAGTCGCCACCTCCACCGCCGAGATCAGAGCCAGAACCAGAAACCACCATTGCCACACATCCTGCAGGTCATGAGGAAGGCGATGCAACCACTGATGTGCCCAGCAATTTGCCCACTGATGCGCCCACTAGTACGCCCAGTAATTTCACCAGCAATGTGCCAAGCGCTATGCCCAGCGATGTGCCCACTAATGCGCCCACGGACTTGCCAAGTGATACagatagcgatttgccca GAAGCTTTGATGACAGGAAGAGCACAAGTAGATATGCATTCTTCCTTGGAACAAAGAAAATCTCATGGTCATTAAGAAAGCAGAAGACAGTGGCTTTATCATCAACTGAAACCGAATTGATAGCAACGACAAGCGTC AAAAAAAATCTAGTCTTACACAACAGAATGCAGCACATTGAGTTACAACATCACTTCATTAGAGAGCTCGTTGATAAAAGAGAAATTTCAATGCATTTTTGCAAGACCGACGTGCAAGTTGCAGATATCTTCACTAAGGCGACCTCCATGGAGAAGTTCATCTTCTTTCGGGATCTACTTAGAGTTAAAGATTTTACTAGCTCGAAGAGTAGTGTTCAATACCAATATGGAAAAACAAATATGTGA
- the LOC122724989 gene encoding uncharacterized protein LOC122724989: MDKSWLNQPRFTTAYKDGVRDFLQFAMRNAFSNGKIMCPCIRCVNCSQQTLEIVREHLICDGFMRGYTTWILHGEELPSNMGDTSCPLDISHRNEIEHVPSPHTLNPPRLRDNMVELLQDALRDNLPSINDTLMDVNVIETSLGDGIEEPQNNPIGNEQLDETSNRETSDIHKFLKEVDAELYPGCKKFSKLSFLIHLYHLKCLNGWTGKSFGMLLELLIDAFPDGTTLPKSVYESKKIIQALGLNYEKIHSCEHDLLRYFPLIPRLQRIYASAETAKEMRWHEDGRNKDGLLRHPADGEAWKAFDARYPDFSSEPRNVRLGLCSDGFSPFGIMSTSHSTWPVVLIPYNTPPWICMKQSSFILSMIIPGKNSPGNDIDIYLQPLISELKELWSGVSTFDSFKKERFSLRAALMWTLNDLPALAMLSGWSTKGKFACPCCASSTSSIWLNNSKKQCYMGHRRWLPEDHIFRKQAEFFDATEELRVAPIRANGSDVLNQLDRIQHTYGKQSKMKKRKKRSNEGNDDSLIGWKKRSIFFELPYWQHNLLRHNLDVMHIEKNVCDNFLDTFLNVAGKSKDNLNARLDLEELGIRSELHAQNCPNGKHRLPPASFTLTKREKNILCGVLQNVKMSDGYASNISRCVRMNENKVVNLKSHDCHILIQYLLPVALKSCSPSKEVISIVIEVASFFRSICSKVIDSKNLDKIQNQIILTLCKMEKTFLPSFFTIMPHLMIHLVEEVRMGGPVQYRWMYPLERSFVILKSMVRNKAQPEGSIAEGYAAEECLTFCSRYLQGVESRFNRPLRNPDPPNENVRYLFSSLGKPIGKGENVILDDLSLIQAHRYVLRHSDAIEPFRQEFIDFEKRRRRRGTRLDNSAIYKLLNEKFHDWFRNRVLANSDSSIAEDILSIGRGPNNVVRRFSGYIINGIRFHTLSREDQRLTQNSGVVNTPETGGLEYFGRLTDIIELNYFDNFKVVLFRCDWYDIHHPAGIKCDEFGFTLVNFSRLIHTGEKANDDPYVFSSQVQQVFYVQDPNSPNWHIVIKVTPRDLYDMGKDEEVDDSTDIINDISHFTSFEGNPQWVRDDVGEEDIIYV; encoded by the exons atgGATAAGAGTTGGTTAAATCAGCCTAGATTTACTACTGCTTATAAGGATGGGGTTCGAGATTTTCTTCAATTTGCCATGCGTAATGCTTTTAGTAATGGAAAAATAATGTGTCCATGTATTCGGTGTGTTAATTGTTCACAACAAACTCTTGAAATTGTTAGAGAGCACTTAATTTGTGATGGTTTTATGAGGGGATACACTACTTGGATATTACATGGGGAGGAGTTACCTTCTAATATGGGTGATACATCTTGTCCTTTAGATATTTCCCATAGAAATGAAATTGAACATGTTCCCAGTCCTCATACCTTAAATCCTCCAAGGTTACGCGATAATATGGTAGAGTTATTGCAAGATGCCTTGCGTGATAATCTTCCATCTATTAATGACACGCTAATGGACGTGAATGTCATAGAAACTAGCTTAGGAGATGGCATTGAGGAGCCCCAAAATAATCCAATTGGTAATGAGCAATTAGATGAAACATCAAATAGAGAAACTAGTGATATtcataaatttttgaaagaagTGGATGCAGAGTTATATCCAGGGTGTAAGAAGTTTTCTAAACTTTCATTTCTGATTCATTTATACCACCTAAAATGCTTGAATGGATGGACAGGAAAATCATTTGGTATGCTTCTTGAGTTACTAATAGATGCATTTCCTGATGGAACAACTTTACCCAAATCTGTTTAtgaatccaaaaaaataattcaagcaTTAGGTTTAAATTACGAGAAAATCCACTCTTGTGAACATGATT TATTGCGTTACTTTCCATTAATTCCAAGACTACAACGGATATATGCTTCTGCTGAAACCGCTAAGGAAATGAGGTGGCATGAAGATGGACGTAATAAGGATGGATTATTAAGGCATCCTGCAGATGGAGAAGCTTGGAAGGCTTTTGATGCTCGTTATCCTGATTTCTCTTCGGAGCCACGTAATGTGAGGCTTGGTTTGTGTAGTGATGGTTTTAGTCCTTTTGGAATAATGTCCACTAGTCATAGCACATGGCCGGTTGTACTAATTCCTTACAACACTCCACCATGGATTTGCATGAAGCAATCTTCATTTATCTTATCAATGATTATTCCAGGAAAAAACAGTCCTGGGAATgatattgatatttatttacaGCCTTTGATTTCTGAATTAAAAGAATTATGGAGTGGTGTCTCAACTTTTGATTCTTTTAAGAAAGAAAGGTTTTCTTTGCGTGCTGCTTTGATGTGGACATTAAATGATTTGCCTGCCTTAGCAATGTTGTCTGGTTGGAGCACTAAAGGAAAATTTGCATGTCCTTGTTGTGCTTCGTCTACTAGTTCAATATGGCTAAATAATAGCAAGAAACAATGTTACATGGGTCATCGTAGGTGGCTACCCGAGGATCATATATTTCgtaaacaagctgaattttttGATGCCACTGAAGAGTTACGGGTAGCTCCTATAAGAGCGAATGGTAGTGATGTGTTGAATCAATTAGATAGAATTCAACATACATATGGCAAGCAatcaaaaatgaaaaagaggaagaaaagGTCTAATGAAGGAAATGATGATTCATTAATAGGGTGGAAGAAGAGAAGCATTTTTTTTGAATTACCATATTGGCAACATAACTTGCTACGCCACAATCTAGATGTTATGCACATTGAGAAGAATGTGTGTGATAATTTTCTAGACACTTTCTTGAATGTGGCTGGTAAATCAAAAGACAACTTGAATGCTCGCCTTGATTTGGAGGAATTGGGCATTAGGAGTGAATTGCATGCCCAAAATTGTCCAAATGGTAAACATAGATTGCCTCCAGCCTCTTTTACATtaacaaaaagagagaaaaatatcCTATGTGGTGTTTTACAAAATGTTAAAATGTCTGATGGTTATGCTTCCAATATTTCAAGGTGTGTTAGAATGAACGAGAATAAAGTTGTGAATCTTAAAAGTCATGATTGCCATATTTTGATTCAATACTTGCTTCCAGTGGCATTAAAATCATGTAGTCCATCAAAAGAAGTTATTTCAATTGTCATCGAAGTAGCTTCTTTCTTCAGATCAATATGTTCGAAGGTGATAGATAGTAAAAATCTtgataaaattcaaaatcaaatcataCTGACACTTTGCAAGATGGAGAAAACTTTTCTTCCATCATTCTTTACTATCATGCCTCATTTAATGATTCATTTGGTGGAAGAAGTTAGAATGGGTGGTCCAGTGCAATACAGATGGATGTATCCCTTAGAAAG GtcatttgtaattttaaaatcaatggTACGCAATAAAGCCCAACCTGAGGGATCGATTGCTGAAGGATATGCAGCTGAAGAGTGTTTAACATTTTGTTCAAGGTATCTTCAAGGGGTTGAGTCTAGATTCAATCGTCCCTTAAGAAACCCCGATCCACCAAATGAAAATGTTAGATACTTGTTTTCTAGTTTAGGTAAACCAATAGGAAAAGGTGAGAATGTCATTTTAGATGATTTATCATTGATACAAGCACATCGTTATGTGTTACGCCATTCTGATGCAATAGAGCCATTTCGTCA AGAGTTCATTGATTTTGAAAAAAGAAGACGTAGACGAGGTACACGTCTTGACAATAGTGCTATATATAAACTACTGAATGAAAAGTTTCATGATTGGTTTCGAAATAGG GTTTTGGCAAATTCTGATTCATCCATCGCAGAGGATATTTTGAGCATTGGTAGAGGTCCTAATAATGTTGTCAGGAGATTCTCTGGCTATATAATTAATGGAATTAGATTCCATACTTTATCACGAGAGGATCAACGATTGACACAAAATAGTGGGGTTGTTAATACACCAGAAACTGGAGGGTTGGAATATTTTGGGAGATTAACTGATATTATTgagttaaattattttgataattttaaggTGGTTTTATTTAGGTGTGATTGGTATGATATTCATCATCCTGCTGGAATTAAGTGTGATGAATTTGGATTCACCCTTGTAAATTTCTCTCGCTTGATCCATACGGGCGAGAAGGCAAATGATGATCCTTATGTATTCTCTTCCCAAGTTCAACAAGTATTTTATGTGCAGGATCCTAATAGTCCTAATTGGCATATAGTTATAAAGGTTACACCTCGAGACTTGTATGACATGGGCAAAGATGAAGAAGTAGATGATTCTACTGATATTATAAATGACATTAGTCATTTTACAAGTTTTGAGGGAAACCCACAGTGGGTCAGGGATGATGTAGGGGAAGAAGATATTATTTATGTGTAA